The proteins below come from a single Tachypleus tridentatus isolate NWPU-2018 chromosome 13, ASM421037v1, whole genome shotgun sequence genomic window:
- the LOC143240212 gene encoding uncharacterized protein LOC143240212 — MMTKMRLNVWLVNVVLWVCVFAKQVRGADNICTFCSCTTVTGKSVVEKFVNVDCSMKNIEILPSGALWPSKTLSMDLSFNSINVISVFENSNYLKYLDLSSNNISLIEYQAFNEFPVLQKLCLKNNSLKDLHQDTFKMLNNLQTLDLSFNKLKRLPEYIFKELGKLNYLTLAGNPFRNIPNDLLRPLKYLEYLDLSLTGNYFLTPGLFHELTWLKVVNLTKNEFQEVPTGALRSAEVLEKVYLDENPITELNLKSFAGLQKVRIISLSNMPMLEFVDELTFSKLRHLEFLNLHSNPQLEVIHALAFKGILDPKSNQTRLNKVNLRNNSLNTLYEDALPWCNLETLDLRDNPWNCDCKLKWIKKCNMKEELKDLLLCHTPENLRSSVITTVPEDQFICLSEKSHWRQIHGRIIRSIIIGIICVISLILLFGLLMYFNRDKIMEWWLAKRRGSGAVYYIKAKSFPEDT; from the exons ATGATGACAAAAATGAG GTTAAACGTTTGGCTGGTGAACGTAGTATTATGGGTGTGCGTTTTCGCAAAACAAGTCAGAGGTGCTGACAATATCTGCACTTTCTGTTCTTGCACCACTGTCACCGGTAAGTCTGTTGTTGAAAAATTTGTGAATGTCGACTGTTCaatgaaaaatatagaaatacttCCTTCAGGAGCTTTGTGGCCGTCAAAAACTTTGAGTATGGACCTGAGTTTCAACTCAATCAATGTTATCAGCGTTTTTGAAAATAGCAACTACCTGAAATACCTAGATTTGAGTTCGAATAACATAAGTCTGATAGAATATCAAGCCTTTAACGAATTTCCCGTTCTGCAGAAGCTGTGTTTGAAAAACAACTCACTGAAGGACCTTCATCAAGACactttcaaaatgttaaataacttacaaacactGGATTTGAGTTTCAACAAGCTGAAGAGACTACCAGAATACATCTTCAAAGAACTAggaaaactaaattatttgacTCTAGCAGGGAATCCATTCAGAAATATTCCAAACGATCTTCTAAGGCCGCTAAAATATCTCGAATATCTCGATTTATCTCTTACAGGAAATTATTTCCTGACTCCGGGATTGTTTCACGAACTCACCTGGTTGAAAGTGGTGAATTTAACAAAGAACGAATTTCAAGAGGTTCCAACAGGAGCACTGAGAAGTGCTGAAGTGCTTGAGAAAGTTTACCTTGACGAGAATCCAATCACAGAgcttaatttaaaatcatttgcGGGTCTACAAAAGGTCAGAATCATAAGTCTAAGTAATATGCCAATGCTGGAATTTGTCGATGAGCTAACGTTCTCTAAACTTCGACACCTGGAGTTCCTAAATCTTCACTCTAATCCACAACTGGAGGTTATACATGCCCTTGCTTTCAAGGGAATCTTGGATCCAAAGTCTAATCAAACGAGgctgaataaagtaaatttaagGAACAATAGTTTAAATACATTGTATGAAGATGCTTTACCTTGGTGTAACCTGGAAACTTTGGATCTTCGAGATAACCCTTGGAATTGTGATTGCAAACTGAAGTGGATAAAAAAGTGCAACATGAAGGAAGAGCTGAAGGATCTTTTACT GTGCCATACTCCTGAGAATCTGAGAAGCAGTGTTATTACGACAGTTCCAGAAGATCAGTTTATTTGTCTCTCTGAAAAGAGCCATTGGAGACAAATACACGGCAGAATAATTCGAAGCATTATCATAGGAATCATCTGTgtgatttctttaattttactattTGGTTTACTGATGTATTTCAACCGCGACAAGATTATGGAATGGTGGCTTGCAAAACGTCGTGGAAGTGGTGCTGTCTATTACATCAAAGCCAAGTCTTTTCCTGAAGATACTTAA
- the LOC143237907 gene encoding uncharacterized protein LOC143237907 produces MRYSMLNWDILEDIDVSGNPWQCDCRLQWLFRMHLPRKVKDTIRCHFPQKLQGRSVSSLKEQDFVCGLELRVDLIIIFGLMTFVLFVVTFASCSYVLYKRNFCLKPRSHMQQQYTRIKSNKHSVDLEWDYSADP; encoded by the exons ATGCGTTATTCAATGCTGAACTGGGACATACTGGAAGACATTGATGTTTCAGGTAACCCCTGGCAATGTGATTGTCGACTGCAGTGGTTGTTCAGAATGCATCTCCCACGAAAAGTGAAAGATACCATTAG atgcCACTTCCCTCAGAAGCTCCAAGGACGATCGGTATCTTCTTTAAAAGAACAAGACTTTGTGTGTGGTCTGGAGCTCAGAGTTGATCTTATCATAATCTTCGGCCTGatgacatttgttttgtttgttgtcacATTTGCATCTTGTTCGTACGTCCTGTATAAAAGAAACTTCTGTCTGAAACCCCGATCTCACATGCAGCAACAATACACTCGCATCAAATCCAACAAGCACAGTGTAGATCTTGAATGGGATTACAGTGCAGATCCATAG
- the Xpc gene encoding DNA repair protein complementing XP-C cells homolog isoform X2, whose amino-acid sequence MNYIEFYSFSTTATRTRVASKALVERDESSSESEWEEVEEAQEVMKEPVVPKEGVEIVLAQPKVWKRRQHKKKFDMAVFVRRQINRFKKDVQESLHKVHLLCLLARGMIVNRIVKGTLVEAIVFSVIPEEIHEVKSYNFSIATLQKMLLWFRGYFLYSFQYQSDCDHVDFENMITRYCETKVISCLLDYVLLFVVVCRVVGCKVRLCSSLYPFPLKPSDLLRKHSSKKKLEEEIVAEENNMPEQDIQSGKKVNIKKSNYSNNKLKNCKETGISSTSYNPIMNNKVPKSKNKGKNCKKIRTSLCKNNNIDMNADTSKEFITSNVKSDKYGQNQEDKSFEVAKMRKSRKLSKNESTVMKSKGKEVCKIDSYKLRKREYVKKLYKDTSSDDETKDSDSDFDNCESFKPQVQKTVHSKKSPILVSSDDNSAGKSKNSKTSASDNVNTVKVKHWIEIFCPDENRWISVDCVNNIFDEPHIIEQCVAKPLMYVLTFDNNGRVKDVTKRYASDWMTSTQKDRVDGTWWEETLRPFKPLPDETDRNEDLQMEVMLMEKPLPTTISEFKNHPLYALKRHLLKFEAIYPPDAPPLGYIRGEPVYARECVHTLHSRETWMKEARVVRIGEQPYKIVKGRPKWDRSVGELKRDIQLEVFGKWQTEEYIPPVARDGKVPRNEYGNIELFQPSMLPKGTVHLQLPALNRIAKKLGIDCAPALVGFDGHGGGVHPVFDGWVVCEEYSDTLQAAWEEEQENARRRAEEKREKRVYGNWKKLIKGILIRERLQAKYNVGASK is encoded by the exons ATGAATTACATTGAATTTTACAGCTTCAGTACTACTGCTACTAGGACTAG AGTAGCTAGTAAAGCGCTTGTAGAACGTGATGAATCAAGTAGCGAGTCTGAATGGGAAGAAGTTGAAGAAGCACAAGAAGTAATGAAGGAACCAGTGGTTCCCAAAGAAGGAGTGGAAATTGTCTTAGCACAACCAAAGGTATGGAAAAGAAGACAGCACAAAAAGAAATTTGACATGGCAGTGTTTGTTCGAAGACAGATTAATCGATTCAAAAAAGATGTTCAAGAGTCACTTCATAAAGTTCACCTCCTATGCTTACTTGCTCGTGGAATGATTGTAAACCGTATCGTGAAAGGTACCCTTGTAGAAGCGATTGTATTCTCTGTTATTCCTGAGGAGATTCATGAAGTTAAAAGCTATAATTTTAGCATTGCCACTTTGCAAAAAATGCTATTATGGTTCAGAGGctactttttatatagttttcaatATCAAAGTGACTGTGACcatgttgattttgaaaatatgatAACTAGATATTGTGAAACAAAGGTGATCAGTTGTCTTTTGGATTATGTGTTACTGTTTGTTGTGGTGTGTAGAGTTGTTGGTTGTAAAGTGCGGCTGTGTAGTTCTCTATACCCATTTCCATTAAAACCTAGTGATCTATTAAGAAAACACAGCAGTAAAAAGAAACTGGAAGAAGAAATCGTAGCTGAAGAAAACAATATGCCTGAGCAAGATATTCAATCaggaaaaaaagtaaatataaaaaaaagtaattactcTAACAATAAATTAAAGAACTGTAAAGAAACTGGTATATCCTCCACAAGCTACAACCCTATTATGAACAACAAAGTCCCTAAATCCAAAAACAAAGGAAAGAACTGTAAAAAAATTAGGACCtctctttgtaaaaataataatattgatatgAATGCTGATACAAGTAAAGAATTTATAACTTCCAATGTGAAGAGTGATAAATATGGTCAAAATCAGGAAGACAAAAGCTTTGAAGTGGCAAAAATGAGGAAGAGTAGAAAATTATCCAAAAATGAGAGCACTGTTATGAAAAGTAAAGGAAAAGAGGTATGTAAAATTGATTCATACAAACTGAGAAAAAGAGAATATGTTAAAAAACTTTACAAAGATACCAGCAGTGATGATGAAACAAAAGATTCAGATAGTGATTTTGACAACTGTGAGAGTTTCAAACCTCAGGTACAAAAAACTGTTCATTCAAAAAAATCTCCCATTTTAGTTTCATCTGATGATAACTCTGCTGGTAAATCTAAAAACTCTAAAACTTCAGCATCTGATAATGTTAACACAGTGAAAGTAAAACATTGGATTGAAATATTTTGTCCAGATGAAAATCGATGGATTAGTGTAGATTGTGTCAATAACATTTTTGATGAGCCACACATTATTGAACAGTGTGTTGCAAAGCCACTTATGTATGTTTTAACATTTGATAACAATGGTAGGGTTAAAGATGTAACCAAGCGCTATGCTTCAGACTGGATGACATCCACTCAGAAAGACCGTGTTGATGGTACATGGTGGGAAGAAACCCTAAGACCTTTTAAACCATTACCTGATGAGACAGATAGGAATGAAGATTTGCAGATGGAAGTGATGTTAATGGAAAAACCTCTTCCTACAACCATTTCAGAGTTTAAAAATCATCCTCTTTATGCTCTAAAAAGGCATCTCTTAAAATTCGAAGCAATCTATCCACCAGATGCACCACCATTGGGCTACATTCGAGGAGAACCTGTTTATGCAAGGGAATGTGTTCACACTTTACATTCTCGTGAAACATGGATGAAAGAAGCTCGTGTGGTGAGAATAGGTGAGCAGCCTTATAAAATTGTTAAGGGCCGGCCTAAATGGGATCGTTCTGTAGGTGAACTGAAAAGAGACATTCAGCTTGAAGTCTTTGGTAAGTGGCAGACAGAAGAATATATCCCACCAGTTGCTCGTGATGGGAAAGTTCCTCGAAATGAGTATGGTAATATTGAATTATTTCAACCTTCCATGTTACCTAAGGGTACAGTTCACTTACAATTGCCAGCTCTTAATCGAATTGCCAAAAAGCTTGGAATTGACTGTGCTCCTGCACTTGTTGGATTTGATGGCCATGGTGGAGGAGTTCATCCAGTGTTTGATGGCTGGGTAGTGTGTGAAGAATATTCGGATACTCTACAGGCTGCATGGGAGGAAGAACAAGAAAATGCTCGACGAAGAGCAGAAGAAAAGAGAGAGAAACGAGTTTATGGAAATTGGAAGAAGTTAATAAAAGGCATTTTGATTAGGGAGAGGCTGCAAGCTAAATATAATGTTGGTgcatcaaaataa
- the Xpc gene encoding DNA repair protein complementing XP-C cells homolog isoform X1 gives MSGKRRLRSSVDSNGSLIKKRKINCLLHQTVKDSSSLCKVKLCNIKDRRQRSVRKRKCSDVQVPKNNDKNKSSVSACNSLTQCQQQPRSKKGSKHKKGKCFENIYSAKSFQSDISEEKTTNEEFMLRSEAKPSSCTSEMKIKVTKNHNLNNLSSRELLLAQEFKHLGQLETVDVNINEINMNTDSFTSGNSSKSSRVASKALVERDESSSESEWEEVEEAQEVMKEPVVPKEGVEIVLAQPKVWKRRQHKKKFDMAVFVRRQINRFKKDVQESLHKVHLLCLLARGMIVNRIVKGTLVEAIVFSVIPEEIHEVKSYNFSIATLQKMLLWFRGYFLYSFQYQSDCDHVDFENMITRYCETKVISCLLDYVLLFVVVCRVVGCKVRLCSSLYPFPLKPSDLLRKHSSKKKLEEEIVAEENNMPEQDIQSGKKVNIKKSNYSNNKLKNCKETGISSTSYNPIMNNKVPKSKNKGKNCKKIRTSLCKNNNIDMNADTSKEFITSNVKSDKYGQNQEDKSFEVAKMRKSRKLSKNESTVMKSKGKEVCKIDSYKLRKREYVKKLYKDTSSDDETKDSDSDFDNCESFKPQVQKTVHSKKSPILVSSDDNSAGKSKNSKTSASDNVNTVKVKHWIEIFCPDENRWISVDCVNNIFDEPHIIEQCVAKPLMYVLTFDNNGRVKDVTKRYASDWMTSTQKDRVDGTWWEETLRPFKPLPDETDRNEDLQMEVMLMEKPLPTTISEFKNHPLYALKRHLLKFEAIYPPDAPPLGYIRGEPVYARECVHTLHSRETWMKEARVVRIGEQPYKIVKGRPKWDRSVGELKRDIQLEVFGKWQTEEYIPPVARDGKVPRNEYGNIELFQPSMLPKGTVHLQLPALNRIAKKLGIDCAPALVGFDGHGGGVHPVFDGWVVCEEYSDTLQAAWEEEQENARRRAEEKREKRVYGNWKKLIKGILIRERLQAKYNVGASK, from the coding sequence ATGTCTGGGAAAAGAAGATTACGAAGCAGTGTTGATTCAAATGGATCACTTATAAAAAAGCGAAAGATTAACTGTTTGCTTCACCAGACAGTCAAAGATTCATCAAGTTTATGTAAAGTGAAACTGTGTAATATTAAAGACAGAAGACAACGGTCTGTTAGAAAACGTAAGTGTTCAGACGTACAAGTAccaaaaaacaatgataaaaacaaaagtagtgTTTCAGCTTGTAACTCACTTACACAATGCCAACAACAGCCTAGAAGTAAGAAAGGTAGTAAACATAAGaaaggaaaatgttttgaaaacatttattcagCTAAATCATTTCAAAGTGATATAtctgaagaaaaaacaactaatgaGGAATTTATGCTTAGGTCAGAAGCTAAACCATCTTCATGCACTAGTGAAATGAAGATTAAGGTTACAAAAAACCACAATTTAAATAACCTATCTTCTCGTGAATTGTTGTTGGCACAGGAATTTAAACATTTAGGACAGTTAGAAACTGTAGATgtgaatattaatgaaataaatatgaatactGATAGTTTCACAAGTGGCAATTCTTCTAAATCTTCCAGAGTAGCTAGTAAAGCGCTTGTAGAACGTGATGAATCAAGTAGCGAGTCTGAATGGGAAGAAGTTGAAGAAGCACAAGAAGTAATGAAGGAACCAGTGGTTCCCAAAGAAGGAGTGGAAATTGTCTTAGCACAACCAAAGGTATGGAAAAGAAGACAGCACAAAAAGAAATTTGACATGGCAGTGTTTGTTCGAAGACAGATTAATCGATTCAAAAAAGATGTTCAAGAGTCACTTCATAAAGTTCACCTCCTATGCTTACTTGCTCGTGGAATGATTGTAAACCGTATCGTGAAAGGTACCCTTGTAGAAGCGATTGTATTCTCTGTTATTCCTGAGGAGATTCATGAAGTTAAAAGCTATAATTTTAGCATTGCCACTTTGCAAAAAATGCTATTATGGTTCAGAGGctactttttatatagttttcaatATCAAAGTGACTGTGACcatgttgattttgaaaatatgatAACTAGATATTGTGAAACAAAGGTGATCAGTTGTCTTTTGGATTATGTGTTACTGTTTGTTGTGGTGTGTAGAGTTGTTGGTTGTAAAGTGCGGCTGTGTAGTTCTCTATACCCATTTCCATTAAAACCTAGTGATCTATTAAGAAAACACAGCAGTAAAAAGAAACTGGAAGAAGAAATCGTAGCTGAAGAAAACAATATGCCTGAGCAAGATATTCAATCaggaaaaaaagtaaatataaaaaaaagtaattactcTAACAATAAATTAAAGAACTGTAAAGAAACTGGTATATCCTCCACAAGCTACAACCCTATTATGAACAACAAAGTCCCTAAATCCAAAAACAAAGGAAAGAACTGTAAAAAAATTAGGACCtctctttgtaaaaataataatattgatatgAATGCTGATACAAGTAAAGAATTTATAACTTCCAATGTGAAGAGTGATAAATATGGTCAAAATCAGGAAGACAAAAGCTTTGAAGTGGCAAAAATGAGGAAGAGTAGAAAATTATCCAAAAATGAGAGCACTGTTATGAAAAGTAAAGGAAAAGAGGTATGTAAAATTGATTCATACAAACTGAGAAAAAGAGAATATGTTAAAAAACTTTACAAAGATACCAGCAGTGATGATGAAACAAAAGATTCAGATAGTGATTTTGACAACTGTGAGAGTTTCAAACCTCAGGTACAAAAAACTGTTCATTCAAAAAAATCTCCCATTTTAGTTTCATCTGATGATAACTCTGCTGGTAAATCTAAAAACTCTAAAACTTCAGCATCTGATAATGTTAACACAGTGAAAGTAAAACATTGGATTGAAATATTTTGTCCAGATGAAAATCGATGGATTAGTGTAGATTGTGTCAATAACATTTTTGATGAGCCACACATTATTGAACAGTGTGTTGCAAAGCCACTTATGTATGTTTTAACATTTGATAACAATGGTAGGGTTAAAGATGTAACCAAGCGCTATGCTTCAGACTGGATGACATCCACTCAGAAAGACCGTGTTGATGGTACATGGTGGGAAGAAACCCTAAGACCTTTTAAACCATTACCTGATGAGACAGATAGGAATGAAGATTTGCAGATGGAAGTGATGTTAATGGAAAAACCTCTTCCTACAACCATTTCAGAGTTTAAAAATCATCCTCTTTATGCTCTAAAAAGGCATCTCTTAAAATTCGAAGCAATCTATCCACCAGATGCACCACCATTGGGCTACATTCGAGGAGAACCTGTTTATGCAAGGGAATGTGTTCACACTTTACATTCTCGTGAAACATGGATGAAAGAAGCTCGTGTGGTGAGAATAGGTGAGCAGCCTTATAAAATTGTTAAGGGCCGGCCTAAATGGGATCGTTCTGTAGGTGAACTGAAAAGAGACATTCAGCTTGAAGTCTTTGGTAAGTGGCAGACAGAAGAATATATCCCACCAGTTGCTCGTGATGGGAAAGTTCCTCGAAATGAGTATGGTAATATTGAATTATTTCAACCTTCCATGTTACCTAAGGGTACAGTTCACTTACAATTGCCAGCTCTTAATCGAATTGCCAAAAAGCTTGGAATTGACTGTGCTCCTGCACTTGTTGGATTTGATGGCCATGGTGGAGGAGTTCATCCAGTGTTTGATGGCTGGGTAGTGTGTGAAGAATATTCGGATACTCTACAGGCTGCATGGGAGGAAGAACAAGAAAATGCTCGACGAAGAGCAGAAGAAAAGAGAGAGAAACGAGTTTATGGAAATTGGAAGAAGTTAATAAAAGGCATTTTGATTAGGGAGAGGCTGCAAGCTAAATATAATGTTGGTgcatcaaaataa